One Mycolicibacterium sarraceniae genomic window carries:
- a CDS encoding SDR family NAD(P)-dependent oxidoreductase, with protein sequence MGYADTLFDLTGRVVLVTGGSRGLGREMAFAAARCGADVVIASRKYDSCVATAKEIGDETGRTAMPYGVHVGRWDELDGLVAAVYNRFGKLDVLVNNAGMSPTYDKLSNVSEKLFDAVMNLNLKGPFRLSALVSERMVADGGGVIINVSTHGSLRPHPSFIPYAASKAGLNAMTEGLAAAFGPTVRVNTLMPGPFLTDISKAWGLGLGPTDGPSGVENPFGRHALQRAGEPAEIIGAALFLMSDASSFTTGSILRADGGIP encoded by the coding sequence ATGGGCTACGCAGATACGCTTTTCGATCTGACCGGCCGGGTGGTGCTGGTCACCGGCGGCAGCCGTGGACTGGGCCGCGAGATGGCCTTTGCCGCTGCCCGCTGCGGTGCCGACGTGGTGATCGCCAGCCGCAAGTACGACTCCTGCGTGGCGACCGCCAAGGAAATCGGGGACGAAACCGGCCGTACCGCAATGCCATACGGCGTGCATGTCGGACGCTGGGATGAGCTGGACGGCCTGGTGGCGGCGGTCTACAACCGGTTCGGCAAGCTCGACGTACTGGTGAACAACGCCGGCATGTCACCGACGTACGACAAGTTGAGCAATGTCAGCGAGAAGTTGTTCGATGCGGTGATGAACCTCAATCTCAAAGGACCGTTTCGGCTTTCGGCGCTGGTGAGTGAACGCATGGTCGCCGACGGCGGCGGGGTGATCATCAACGTCAGCACCCATGGCTCGTTACGCCCGCACCCGTCGTTCATTCCCTACGCCGCATCCAAGGCCGGCCTGAACGCAATGACCGAAGGGCTGGCGGCGGCATTCGGGCCGACCGTGCGAGTGAACACCCTGATGCCCGGGCCCTTCCTCACCGATATCAGCAAGGCGTGGGGCCTAGGGCTCGGCCCGACAGATGGGCCCAGCGGTGTGGAGAACCCGTTCGGCAGGCACGCCCTGCAGCGGGCCGGGGAGCCCGCCGAAATCATCGGCGCCGCATTGTTCTTGATGTCGGACGCATCCAGCTTCACCACCGGTTCGATCCTTCGGGCCGATGGCGGCATCCCCTAA
- a CDS encoding acyl-CoA dehydrogenase family protein, producing the protein MAWDFSTEPEFEEKLEWIRNFVREDIEPLEVIFPSCEFLPLNSERRRIVDPLKQKVRDQGLWAPHLGPELGGQGFGAVKLTLINEILGRATWSSIIFGTQAPDTGNAEILARFGTQEQKDRYLTGLLSGEIFSTFSMTEPQGGSDPRVFTTRAVRDGDDWIINGRKYWSSNASVASFFIVVAITDPDVPVHTGASTFLVPADTPGVTIEATHHLVGAHSHDPGHSLVHYDNVRVPASAILGGEGQGFHVAQSRLAGGRLHHAMRSIGVAQRAIDAMARRAKSRFTQGSLLADKQLIQEMVADSFVELTQFRLMVLHAAWLVDTGGERVAREEIAACKIATANVLKSIGLRAIQVHGGLGLTDQMPLTNVLMGGITLGLADGPTEAHKVNLARQILKGYEAEDPVWPSEFLPNRIERAREKYGHLTDRIPALPVSP; encoded by the coding sequence ATGGCATGGGATTTCTCCACCGAGCCGGAGTTCGAGGAGAAGCTCGAGTGGATCCGGAACTTCGTCCGCGAAGACATCGAACCACTCGAAGTGATCTTCCCTAGTTGTGAATTCCTGCCGCTCAACTCCGAGCGCCGCCGGATCGTCGACCCCCTGAAGCAGAAGGTCCGCGATCAGGGCCTGTGGGCACCGCACCTCGGGCCCGAGCTGGGCGGGCAGGGTTTCGGGGCGGTCAAGCTCACGCTGATCAACGAAATCCTCGGCCGCGCAACATGGTCGTCGATCATCTTCGGCACTCAGGCACCCGATACCGGCAACGCGGAGATCCTCGCCCGGTTCGGCACCCAGGAACAGAAGGACCGCTACCTGACGGGGCTACTGTCCGGGGAGATCTTCTCGACGTTCTCGATGACTGAACCGCAGGGCGGCTCTGATCCGCGGGTCTTCACCACCCGCGCTGTGCGTGACGGTGACGACTGGATCATCAACGGCCGCAAGTACTGGTCGTCCAACGCATCGGTGGCGTCGTTCTTCATCGTCGTGGCGATCACCGATCCGGATGTGCCGGTGCACACGGGGGCGTCGACGTTCCTGGTGCCGGCCGACACCCCCGGGGTGACCATCGAGGCCACCCATCACCTGGTGGGTGCGCACTCCCACGACCCCGGCCATTCGCTGGTGCACTACGACAATGTCCGGGTGCCCGCCTCCGCGATACTGGGCGGGGAGGGACAGGGCTTCCACGTCGCGCAGTCCCGGCTGGCCGGCGGGCGCCTGCACCACGCGATGCGCTCGATCGGGGTGGCTCAGCGCGCCATCGACGCGATGGCTCGGCGCGCGAAAAGCCGCTTCACCCAAGGCAGTCTGCTGGCCGACAAGCAGCTGATCCAGGAGATGGTGGCCGACTCCTTCGTCGAGCTGACCCAGTTCCGCCTGATGGTGTTGCATGCCGCCTGGCTGGTCGACACCGGGGGTGAACGCGTCGCACGCGAGGAGATCGCGGCCTGCAAGATCGCCACCGCGAACGTGTTGAAGTCCATCGGCCTGCGCGCGATCCAAGTGCACGGCGGCCTCGGGCTGACCGATCAGATGCCGTTGACCAACGTGCTGATGGGCGGGATCACCCTGGGGCTGGCCGACGGGCCCACCGAGGCGCACAAGGTAAACCTGGCCCGGCAGATCCTCAAGGGATACGAGGCCGAGGATCCGGTGTGGCCAAGTGAGTTCCTTCCCAACCGCATCGAGCGGGCCCGCGAGAAGTACGGCCACCTGACCGATCGCATTCCAGCGCTGCCCGTTTCACCGTGA
- a CDS encoding TetR/AcrR family transcriptional regulator: MTNRAAAAVVRALDDRQREATEEVERILAAAITVMERVSPDAPRVSDIVAAAGVSNKAFYRYFAGKDDLMLAVMERGVALVVSYLEHQMAKEVTPVGKITRWISGSLAQVADPELIGMSRALVGQMSDSDKRRMGEEETMAVMRDLLVEPIRDLGSSDPRRDADAVFVCAVGTMRRYVDSTDQPGRKDISHLVGFCLRGLGVAEGER, encoded by the coding sequence GTGACCAACCGCGCCGCGGCCGCCGTCGTGCGGGCCCTCGACGATCGGCAGCGCGAGGCCACCGAGGAGGTGGAGCGCATCCTGGCCGCCGCGATCACCGTGATGGAGCGGGTCTCGCCCGACGCGCCGCGGGTCAGCGATATCGTCGCCGCGGCCGGGGTGTCAAACAAGGCGTTCTACCGCTATTTCGCCGGTAAGGACGACCTGATGCTGGCGGTCATGGAACGCGGTGTAGCCCTGGTGGTTTCGTACCTCGAGCATCAGATGGCCAAGGAGGTCACCCCGGTCGGCAAGATCACCCGGTGGATCAGCGGGTCACTGGCCCAGGTGGCCGACCCCGAACTGATCGGGATGAGCCGGGCGCTGGTCGGGCAGATGTCGGACTCGGACAAACGGCGCATGGGCGAAGAGGAGACCATGGCCGTCATGCGCGACCTGCTGGTGGAGCCGATTCGCGATCTGGGCAGTTCCGATCCCCGGCGTGATGCCGACGCGGTGTTCGTCTGTGCCGTCGGTACGATGCGTCGCTACGTGGACTCCACCGACCAGCCGGGTCGCAAGGACATCAGCCACCTGGTCGGGTTCTGCCTGCGCGGACTCGGCGTTGCGGAAGGAGAGCGCTGA
- a CDS encoding NADPH:quinone oxidoreductase family protein — MRAIVCREYGTPEDLVLDELPDPTPGPGQVVVTVRAAAVNYPDVLLIAGKYQIKVPPPFSPGSELAGDVLAVGDGVDFRPGDRVSATSFVGAFAEQALVDARGLARIPDGVDYADAAAFGVTNKTAYYTLRTVAPVTPGDWVVVLGAGGGVGLAAVDIAVLMGAKVIAAASGAEKLEVCRQRGASAVVDYDREDLKSRLKEITGEGGSQIVLDPVGGRYSEPALRSLGRGGKFVTLGYAAGSIPAIPLNLVMLKGITVQGMEIRTFATDYPEQLPRDDAELAQLFADGRLRPYLGARFPLEEAATALRYIADRKAIGKVVIDVSRA; from the coding sequence ATGCGCGCCATCGTCTGCCGCGAGTACGGCACCCCGGAGGATCTCGTCTTGGACGAACTGCCCGACCCCACACCGGGTCCCGGGCAGGTGGTCGTCACGGTGCGCGCTGCCGCGGTCAACTACCCCGATGTGCTGTTGATCGCCGGCAAGTATCAGATCAAGGTGCCGCCGCCGTTCAGCCCGGGCAGTGAGCTGGCCGGCGATGTGCTGGCCGTCGGTGACGGCGTCGACTTCCGGCCCGGTGACCGGGTGTCGGCCACCTCGTTCGTCGGCGCCTTCGCCGAGCAGGCACTGGTCGACGCCCGGGGTCTGGCCAGGATTCCCGACGGTGTGGACTATGCCGATGCCGCGGCATTCGGCGTCACCAACAAGACCGCGTACTACACCCTGCGTACGGTCGCCCCGGTCACGCCGGGCGACTGGGTCGTGGTTCTGGGCGCCGGCGGCGGGGTGGGTCTGGCCGCCGTCGATATCGCGGTTCTGATGGGCGCCAAGGTGATTGCCGCGGCGTCCGGTGCCGAGAAGCTCGAGGTGTGCCGGCAGCGCGGGGCAAGCGCCGTTGTCGACTACGACCGCGAGGACCTGAAGTCCCGGCTCAAGGAGATCACCGGGGAAGGTGGCTCCCAGATCGTGCTCGACCCGGTCGGTGGCCGCTACTCCGAGCCGGCGCTGCGCAGCCTGGGCCGCGGCGGAAAGTTCGTCACGCTGGGCTACGCGGCCGGCTCGATTCCGGCGATCCCGCTAAACCTCGTGATGCTGAAGGGAATCACGGTGCAGGGCATGGAGATCCGCACCTTCGCGACCGACTACCCGGAGCAATTGCCCCGCGATGACGCCGAGCTGGCCCAGCTGTTCGCCGACGGGCGCCTGCGCCCCTACCTCGGAGCCCGGTTCCCGCTCGAGGAGGCCGCCACCGCGCTGCGCTATATCGCCGACCGCAAGGCGATCGGCAAGGTCGTCATCGACGTCTCTAGGGCGTGA
- a CDS encoding alkyl/aryl-sulfatase, with amino-acid sequence MEHKSPSPDIEAAHAEHLTSLPFADTADFADADRGFIAALTPCVVTAADGRVVWDNDVYGFLTGDSPTSVHPSLWRQSLLVAKQGLYEVVEGIYQVRGLDLSNISFIEGDTGVIVIDPLISTETAAAALELYRAHRGDRPVVAVIYTHSHIDHFGGVLGVTSQADVDAGKVAVIAPEGFVEHAVQENVYAGTAMGRRAGYMYGTLLERGPQGQVGCGLGQQTSTGEVAIIVPTIDIAATGETHTIDGVEIEFQMAPGTEAPAEMHLYFPQFRALCMAENATHNLHNLLTLRGALVRDPHAWSGYLTEAIDTFADRTDVVFASHHWPTWGYDKIVEFLSLQRDLYGYLHDQTLRQLNQGFTGIEIAETFQMPPALHKAWHAHGYYGSVSHNVKAVYQRYMGWFDGNPARLWAHPPEAIGPRYVHAMGGVDRVVELAKGAFDSGDYRWAATLLDHATFTDQTHAGARHLYADTLEQLGYGAECATWRNFFLSGATELRDGNFGTPTQPASTSILAQLSVEQMLDALAISVNGPRSWDTDIAVDLTFADTGTNYRLTLRNGVLVYRQCDAAESTATATIRFAGKLRLLAIAGGDFTSPGMEITGDAQALQTLLGALDQPNPSFNIITP; translated from the coding sequence ATGGAACACAAGTCGCCCAGCCCTGACATCGAGGCCGCGCACGCCGAGCACCTGACGTCCCTGCCCTTTGCGGACACTGCCGATTTCGCCGACGCCGATCGCGGCTTCATCGCCGCACTGACACCGTGTGTCGTCACAGCCGCCGACGGGCGAGTGGTGTGGGACAACGACGTTTACGGGTTCCTCACCGGGGACTCGCCGACCTCGGTTCACCCGAGCTTGTGGCGGCAGTCCTTGTTGGTGGCAAAGCAGGGACTGTACGAGGTGGTCGAAGGCATCTATCAGGTGCGTGGACTCGACCTGTCGAACATCAGCTTCATCGAGGGCGATACCGGTGTGATCGTCATCGACCCGTTGATCTCCACCGAAACGGCCGCGGCGGCACTGGAGCTCTACCGGGCGCACCGCGGTGACCGGCCCGTTGTCGCGGTGATCTACACCCACAGCCATATCGATCACTTCGGTGGCGTGCTGGGGGTGACATCGCAGGCCGATGTCGACGCCGGCAAGGTCGCGGTGATCGCGCCCGAGGGTTTTGTGGAACACGCGGTGCAGGAGAACGTGTATGCGGGCACCGCGATGGGGCGGCGCGCGGGGTACATGTACGGCACCCTGCTCGAGCGCGGCCCGCAGGGCCAGGTGGGCTGCGGGCTCGGCCAGCAGACGTCCACCGGTGAGGTTGCCATCATCGTGCCGACCATCGATATCGCCGCCACCGGCGAGACACACACGATCGACGGCGTCGAGATCGAATTCCAGATGGCGCCCGGCACCGAGGCGCCCGCCGAGATGCACCTCTATTTCCCGCAATTCCGTGCGCTGTGCATGGCCGAGAACGCCACGCACAACCTGCACAACCTGCTGACGCTGCGCGGTGCGCTGGTCCGTGACCCGCACGCCTGGTCCGGTTATCTCACCGAGGCCATCGACACCTTCGCCGACCGGACCGACGTGGTCTTCGCCTCGCACCACTGGCCGACGTGGGGTTACGACAAGATCGTCGAATTCCTTTCCCTGCAACGGGATCTGTACGGCTACCTGCACGACCAGACGCTGCGGCAGCTCAATCAGGGATTCACCGGGATCGAGATCGCCGAGACCTTCCAGATGCCGCCCGCGCTGCACAAGGCCTGGCACGCGCACGGCTACTACGGCTCGGTCAGCCACAACGTGAAAGCTGTCTACCAGCGCTACATGGGCTGGTTCGACGGCAACCCCGCACGCCTGTGGGCGCATCCGCCGGAGGCGATCGGCCCGCGCTACGTGCACGCTATGGGCGGTGTCGACCGGGTCGTGGAACTCGCCAAGGGGGCGTTTGATTCCGGTGACTATCGTTGGGCGGCAACGCTGCTCGACCACGCGACGTTCACTGACCAAACGCATGCCGGTGCACGCCACCTGTATGCAGACACCCTGGAACAGCTGGGCTACGGAGCCGAGTGCGCGACGTGGCGCAACTTCTTCCTCTCCGGAGCCACCGAGCTGCGAGACGGAAACTTCGGCACGCCCACCCAGCCGGCGTCGACGTCGATTCTGGCCCAACTCAGCGTCGAACAGATGCTGGACGCCCTGGCGATCAGCGTGAACGGGCCGCGGTCCTGGGACACGGACATCGCCGTGGACCTGACGTTCGCCGACACTGGGACCAATTACCGGCTCACCTTGCGGAACGGCGTGCTGGTCTACCGCCAGTGTGACGCCGCCGAGTCGACGGCGACCGCCACCATCCGGTTTGCCGGCAAACTACGGCTATTGGCAATCGCGGGAGGCGATTTCACCTCACCGGGGATGGAGATCACCGGCGATGCACAGGCCCTGCAGACGCTCCTCGGTGCGCTGGATCAGCCCAACCCGAGCTTCAACATCATCACGCCCTAG
- a CDS encoding alkaline phosphatase family protein — MRKGPVLSGADKLPTPDQAFQALTSALELAGSEVQRLSRGRPTGSVSTVATPTTGPNLLMNPGAELGDPAGLGNSTVSVPGWTATGVPTVVQYGELRNAWPTGLSFAWPNLPAIVSFPGTHAAPLDSGNQFFGGGNVAGSALSQTVDLTASSAQIDGGAVPFTLSGYLGGYLLDPSFATVKVTFLDQNQLYLGSSTIGPVTNLDRWGQTGFRQRTTSGTIPVGTRSALVTLTMHDLNPVVIGFTARYNNAYADNLSFSIGTDQPAPPAPAPPASNVGQLDHVFLVYMENKGYDDIVGSPNAPFTNSLINADGFASDYYAVTHPSLPNYYAIAGGQVFGKTYNCESVCINDPNNLAFNIDAAGKTWAAYAQSLKPGQNPLVSSGGYSTDQTPWPAFAGIGDNQAYAAGHILPLAQMATDLQSNATTPDFVWFAADEDSNGEGPVDTAPGAAHFVLSQLDPRHQYNVTALDQFLQQNVPTILNSEVWQTTKSVLIITFDEDNNNITLGFGNEGNHVVTVVIPSPLAVSAGGMKGGAFVDTNRYDHYSTLRTIEDALGLPTMTNNDKYATPLNGFWT; from the coding sequence GTGCGTAAGGGCCCGGTCCTGTCCGGTGCAGATAAGCTACCGACCCCGGATCAGGCCTTCCAGGCGTTGACGTCCGCGCTGGAGCTGGCGGGCAGTGAAGTGCAGCGCCTGAGTCGCGGCCGGCCCACCGGCTCGGTGTCCACCGTCGCCACCCCGACCACCGGCCCCAACCTTCTGATGAATCCCGGTGCCGAGCTGGGCGACCCGGCAGGGCTGGGCAACAGTACGGTCAGTGTGCCGGGGTGGACGGCGACCGGCGTTCCGACGGTCGTCCAGTACGGGGAACTGCGCAACGCGTGGCCGACCGGTCTCAGCTTCGCGTGGCCCAATCTGCCGGCCATCGTGTCATTCCCGGGCACCCATGCCGCACCGCTCGACAGCGGGAACCAGTTCTTCGGCGGTGGGAATGTGGCCGGTTCAGCACTGTCCCAGACGGTGGACCTCACCGCGTCGAGCGCGCAGATCGATGGCGGCGCAGTCCCGTTCACACTCAGCGGATACCTGGGTGGCTACTTGCTGGACCCGTCCTTCGCGACCGTGAAGGTCACGTTTCTGGACCAGAATCAGCTCTACCTGGGCAGTTCGACGATCGGGCCGGTCACCAACCTGGACCGCTGGGGACAGACGGGCTTCCGTCAACGCACCACCAGCGGGACGATCCCAGTGGGTACGCGCAGCGCCCTCGTCACCCTCACCATGCACGACCTCAATCCTGTCGTGATCGGCTTCACCGCCAGGTACAACAACGCTTACGCCGACAACCTGTCCTTCAGCATCGGCACCGACCAACCCGCGCCCCCCGCACCGGCGCCGCCGGCATCCAACGTCGGGCAACTTGACCACGTGTTCCTGGTCTACATGGAGAACAAGGGCTACGACGACATCGTCGGCAGTCCCAACGCGCCGTTCACCAACAGCTTGATCAACGCGGATGGGTTCGCCAGCGACTACTACGCCGTGACCCATCCCAGCCTGCCGAACTACTACGCGATCGCGGGTGGACAAGTTTTCGGCAAGACCTACAACTGCGAATCCGTGTGTATCAACGATCCGAACAACCTTGCGTTCAACATCGACGCCGCCGGCAAGACGTGGGCGGCCTACGCGCAGAGCCTGAAGCCGGGCCAAAACCCTCTGGTTTCCTCGGGGGGCTATTCGACCGACCAGACCCCCTGGCCTGCTTTCGCCGGGATCGGCGACAACCAGGCCTACGCGGCAGGGCACATCTTGCCCCTGGCACAGATGGCTACCGACCTTCAATCAAACGCCACCACTCCGGATTTCGTGTGGTTCGCCGCAGACGAGGACTCCAATGGGGAAGGCCCGGTCGACACCGCGCCGGGTGCTGCCCACTTCGTGCTGTCGCAGCTCGATCCGCGCCACCAGTACAACGTCACGGCACTGGACCAGTTCCTGCAGCAGAACGTGCCGACGATCCTCAATTCGGAGGTTTGGCAGACCACGAAGTCGGTGTTGATCATCACCTTCGACGAGGACAACAACAACATCACCCTGGGCTTTGGCAATGAGGGCAACCACGTCGTCACCGTCGTGATCCCATCGCCGCTGGCGGTCAGCGCGGGCGGTATGAAGGGTGGCGCTTTCGTCGACACCAATCGCTACGACCACTACAGCACGCTGCGCACCATCGAGGATGCGCTCGGGTTGCCGACAATGACCAACAACGACAAGTACGCCACGCCGCTCAACGGATTCTGGACCTGA
- a CDS encoding glycosyltransferase family 39 protein: MTVLVERPVSVDPQETPRAVRPRWVRPALFALLALTGLLYLWGLSAAGWANEYYAAAVQAGTQSWKALLFGSIDAGNAITVDKPPASLWVMALSGRIFGFGTLSMLVPEALMGVASVALLYGAVRRVSGAGAGLLAGSVLALTPVAALMFRFNNPDALLVLLMVVAGYCMIRALDGASTRWIALAGVAIGFAFLAKLLQALLVTPALALVVLVAVPGSVWLRLRHLAVGLVAIVVSAGWYLVLVSLWPSDSRPYIGGSTNNSLLQLALGYNGLGRVFGGDGNPGGSSDSGGGPGGLMGSAMFGGSTGITRMFGESMGTEISWLLPAALIGLVAGLWFTRAAPRADRTRAALLLWGGWLVVTVVVFSFMKGIMHPYYTIALAPAIAAIIGISVRELWRGRQFALPRVALAAMLVSTGVWNFILLDRTAEWLPWLRWTVLAGSIVVAAVLLAGGHRLGRGTVALAAAGLLFGLGASAAYTIETIAGNHGGGIPTSGPARAGGSMGFGGPGGPGGQSASDNTELKNMLTAADNRWAAATVGSHVAGSLELSTGTSIMSIGGFSGGDNSPTLEQFQSYVGSGQVHYFIVGNGPGGGRPGGPGGDSGTGEQITAWVQQHFSATDVAGTEVYDLTAPN, encoded by the coding sequence ATGACTGTCCTCGTTGAAAGGCCGGTATCGGTGGATCCGCAGGAAACGCCTCGTGCGGTGCGGCCGCGATGGGTGCGTCCGGCGCTGTTCGCGCTTCTGGCTCTGACGGGCCTGCTGTACCTGTGGGGTCTGAGCGCCGCCGGCTGGGCCAACGAGTATTACGCCGCGGCCGTGCAAGCCGGCACGCAGAGCTGGAAGGCGTTGCTGTTCGGTTCGATCGACGCCGGCAACGCGATCACGGTGGACAAGCCGCCCGCGTCGTTGTGGGTGATGGCACTGTCCGGTCGGATCTTCGGGTTCGGCACACTGTCGATGCTGGTTCCCGAGGCCCTCATGGGGGTTGCGTCGGTCGCGCTGCTCTATGGCGCGGTGCGCCGGGTCAGCGGTGCTGGGGCCGGCCTGCTGGCCGGTTCGGTGCTGGCGCTGACGCCGGTGGCGGCGTTGATGTTTCGCTTCAACAACCCCGACGCGCTGCTGGTGCTGCTCATGGTGGTCGCCGGCTACTGCATGATCCGCGCGCTGGACGGCGCGTCCACTCGCTGGATCGCGCTGGCGGGTGTCGCCATCGGGTTCGCGTTCCTGGCGAAACTCCTGCAGGCCCTGCTGGTCACCCCGGCGCTGGCCTTGGTGGTGCTGGTCGCCGTTCCGGGCAGCGTGTGGCTGCGGCTGCGTCATCTGGCAGTCGGGCTGGTGGCGATTGTGGTCTCGGCCGGCTGGTACCTGGTGCTGGTCAGCTTGTGGCCCAGCGATTCTCGGCCCTACATCGGCGGCTCCACCAACAACAGCCTGCTGCAGCTTGCCCTCGGCTACAACGGCTTGGGCCGGGTGTTCGGCGGTGACGGTAACCCCGGCGGGAGTTCGGATTCCGGCGGCGGCCCAGGCGGCCTGATGGGTAGCGCGATGTTCGGCGGCTCCACCGGGATCACCCGGATGTTCGGCGAGTCGATGGGCACCGAAATCTCCTGGCTGCTGCCGGCTGCGCTGATCGGACTGGTGGCGGGACTCTGGTTCACCCGGGCTGCGCCGCGCGCCGACCGGACCCGTGCGGCGCTATTGCTCTGGGGCGGATGGCTGGTCGTCACGGTCGTGGTGTTCAGCTTCATGAAGGGGATCATGCATCCCTACTACACGATTGCCCTAGCACCGGCGATCGCCGCGATAATCGGCATCAGCGTGCGAGAACTATGGCGCGGCAGGCAGTTTGCGCTCCCGCGCGTGGCACTGGCGGCCATGCTGGTGAGCACCGGGGTGTGGAACTTCATCTTGCTCGACCGCACTGCCGAGTGGCTGCCCTGGTTGCGCTGGACGGTGCTGGCCGGCTCGATTGTGGTCGCTGCCGTGTTGTTGGCTGGCGGACACCGCCTCGGACGTGGGACGGTGGCACTGGCCGCGGCGGGTCTGCTGTTCGGGCTGGGAGCGTCGGCGGCGTACACGATTGAGACGATCGCCGGCAACCACGGCGGCGGCATCCCGACGTCCGGCCCGGCGCGTGCCGGCGGCAGCATGGGATTCGGCGGGCCCGGCGGCCCAGGAGGTCAGTCGGCGTCGGACAACACCGAGCTCAAAAACATGCTCACCGCGGCCGACAACCGTTGGGCTGCGGCCACTGTCGGATCGCACGTCGCGGGAAGTCTCGAACTGAGCACCGGCACCTCGATCATGTCGATCGGCGGGTTCAGCGGCGGTGACAACTCGCCGACACTGGAGCAGTTCCAGTCCTACGTCGGCTCGGGTCAAGTCCACTACTTCATCGTCGGCAACGGCCCCGGCGGCGGCCGTCCCGGTGGTCCCGGTGGCGATTCCGGCACCGGCGAGCAGATCACCGCATGGGTGCAGCAGCACTTCAGCGCGACCGATGTGGCTGGAACCGAGGTGTACGACCTGACCGCACCGAACTGA
- a CDS encoding glycosyltransferase: MTITDIPMARRTNAALIASNRGVPVLDVVVPVYNEQAVLSASIHRLYRHLRDDFPYSFRITIADNASVDATAEVAAALAAELPEVRTVRLEQKGRGRALHAVWSTSDAPVLAYMDVDLSTDLAALSPLVAPLVSGHSDLAIGTRLGRGSRVVRGAKREIISRCYNLILRSTLAAKFSDAQCGFKAIRADVAAELLPHVEDTGWFFDTELLVLAERSGLRIHEVPVDWIDDPDSRVDIAATALADLKGIARLLKGFGTGQIPVQAIGAQFGNQAGAPKSLLNQGVRFAAVGVASTLAYLLLFLLLRPIGPQGANLVALLVTAIANTAANRRFTFGVRGRTGVARHQFQGFVVFGIGLALTSCALALLHMLSDPHPIVELLVLIAANLMATVVRFVLLRGWVFHPRRTGQTAGGK; this comes from the coding sequence ATGACCATCACCGACATCCCCATGGCGCGCCGGACCAACGCCGCATTGATCGCTTCCAACCGTGGTGTCCCTGTGCTGGATGTCGTGGTGCCCGTGTACAACGAGCAGGCCGTTCTGTCTGCGTCGATCCACCGGCTCTACCGCCACCTGCGGGACGACTTCCCGTACTCGTTCCGGATCACCATCGCCGACAACGCCAGCGTCGACGCCACTGCCGAGGTCGCCGCCGCGCTGGCCGCCGAACTGCCCGAGGTGCGTACCGTGCGCCTGGAGCAGAAGGGGCGGGGGCGGGCGCTGCACGCGGTGTGGTCGACATCGGATGCGCCGGTATTGGCCTACATGGACGTCGACCTTTCGACCGACCTTGCGGCGCTATCTCCTCTGGTGGCACCGCTGGTGTCCGGGCATTCCGACCTCGCGATCGGCACCCGCCTCGGCCGCGGGTCCCGGGTGGTGCGCGGGGCGAAGCGGGAGATCATCTCGCGCTGCTACAACCTGATCCTGCGTTCCACGTTGGCGGCGAAGTTCAGCGACGCCCAGTGCGGATTCAAGGCGATCCGCGCCGACGTCGCGGCCGAGCTGCTGCCCCACGTCGAGGACACCGGGTGGTTCTTCGACACCGAACTGCTGGTCCTGGCCGAACGTAGTGGGCTGCGGATCCACGAGGTTCCCGTCGACTGGATCGACGATCCGGACAGCCGGGTCGACATCGCGGCCACCGCACTCGCCGACTTGAAGGGAATCGCCCGCTTGCTCAAGGGTTTCGGCACCGGCCAGATTCCGGTCCAGGCCATCGGCGCCCAGTTCGGCAATCAGGCCGGGGCGCCGAAATCGCTACTGAACCAGGGTGTGCGGTTCGCGGCTGTCGGTGTTGCGTCCACGTTGGCCTACCTGCTGCTGTTCCTGCTGTTGCGCCCAATCGGCCCGCAGGGCGCGAATCTGGTCGCGCTGCTGGTGACGGCGATCGCGAACACCGCCGCCAATCGGCGGTTTACCTTCGGAGTGCGCGGCCGTACCGGGGTGGCGCGCCACCAGTTCCAGGGGTTCGTTGTCTTCGGCATCGGGCTGGCCCTGACCAGCTGCGCGCTGGCCCTGCTACACATGCTGAGCGACCCACACCCAATCGTCGAGCTGCTGGTGCTGATCGCGGCCAACCTGATGGCCACAGTCGTCCGTTTCGTGCTGTTACGTGGCTGGGTGTTCCATCCCCGCCGCACCGGCCAGACTGCTGGAGGTAAGTAG